In one window of Candidatus Deferrimicrobiaceae bacterium DNA:
- a CDS encoding SDR family oxidoreductase yields the protein MTQRVLITAGAGGIGLAIAKAFVTAGARVHIADVNAEAVHEITKQYPAISGTVGDISKAADLDTLFQDVQDQLGGLDVLVNNAGIAGATAPVADYPIDTWNAVVNLNLTGTFMVTQRAIPLLKQSSAGAIILMSSLAGRFGYPNRVAYSTTKWGLVGFAKTLSIELGPFGITANTIHPGAVDGPRLQSVFEGRAKVSGRTAVEETNLALANQSVRKFIDPADIAALTVFLAGPHARTISGQMFPVDGDSKTAG from the coding sequence ATGACGCAACGCGTACTCATCACCGCCGGCGCCGGCGGCATCGGTTTGGCCATTGCCAAGGCCTTCGTTACCGCCGGCGCTCGCGTGCACATTGCCGACGTCAACGCAGAGGCCGTGCACGAAATCACGAAGCAATACCCCGCGATAAGTGGAACCGTCGGCGACATCAGCAAGGCGGCGGATTTGGACACACTCTTTCAAGATGTGCAGGACCAATTGGGCGGCCTCGACGTGCTCGTCAACAATGCCGGCATTGCCGGGGCCACGGCCCCTGTCGCCGATTACCCCATCGATACATGGAATGCCGTCGTCAACCTTAACTTGACCGGAACGTTCATGGTCACCCAGCGTGCTATTCCCCTGCTCAAGCAATCTTCTGCCGGCGCCATCATCCTGATGTCGTCCCTGGCGGGGCGTTTCGGCTATCCGAACCGGGTTGCCTACTCCACGACGAAGTGGGGGCTGGTTGGTTTCGCCAAGACCTTGTCGATTGAGCTGGGGCCTTTCGGCATCACCGCCAACACCATCCATCCCGGTGCCGTTGACGGGCCGCGACTTCAATCGGTATTCGAGGGGCGCGCCAAGGTTTCCGGACGCACCGCAGTCGAAGAGACCAACCTGGCGCTGGCCAATCAATCAGTCAGGAAGTTCATCGACCCGGCCGACATCGCCGCACTGACCGTTTTCCTTGCGGGTCCCCACGCCCGCACCATCTCCGGTCAAATGTTCCCGGTCGATGGCGATTCAAAGACCGCCGGCTAA
- a CDS encoding NADPH-dependent FMN reductase, with translation MAGCKVGYLVGSLSSTSINRLLAKALVRLAPPELLLSEIAIKDLPLYSADYDADYPPVARAFKQAIADVDAVLFVTPEYNRSIPGGLKNAIDWASRPWGQNSFARKPSGVIGTSPGAIGTAVAQSQLRGVLCYCNSPLMNTIEAYIQFKPGLITSDGKVTDEGTEKFLRNYMTELHDFIVRVLTVLPRNA, from the coding sequence ATGGCCGGTTGCAAAGTCGGGTATCTCGTCGGCAGCCTGTCCTCGACATCGATCAACCGTCTGCTCGCCAAGGCACTGGTGCGGCTCGCGCCTCCCGAGCTGTTGCTGAGCGAGATCGCCATCAAGGATCTGCCGCTCTATAGCGCCGACTACGACGCCGACTATCCGCCGGTGGCTCGTGCCTTCAAGCAGGCGATCGCCGATGTCGACGCGGTGCTTTTCGTGACGCCCGAGTACAACCGCTCGATCCCCGGTGGCCTGAAGAACGCCATCGACTGGGCCAGCCGACCTTGGGGCCAGAACTCCTTCGCACGCAAGCCTTCGGGCGTGATCGGCACTTCACCGGGTGCGATCGGCACCGCTGTGGCCCAGAGCCAACTGCGCGGCGTGCTGTGCTACTGCAACTCGCCGTTGATGAACACCATCGAGGCCTACATCCAATTCAAGCCGGGGCTGATCACCTCCGACGGCAAGGTCACCGACGAGGGCACGGAGAAGTTCCTGCGCAACTACATGACCGAATTGCACGACTTCATCGTGCGCGTACTCACCGTGCTGCCGCGCAACGCCTGA